A stretch of DNA from Campylobacter concisus:
TTTTGCAGTAAATGCTTGAGTGGTACCTTTTGTTTGACCATATTTTCTAAGAGCATTAGCACTTGGAGTGACTGGAGTAAAACTTGTTAACGTACCAAGAAGCAAGTTGCCTTTATTATCTACTAAATTTCCAGCCCCATCTATATCGAAGCTACCTGTTCTTGTGTAGTAGTTTTTACCATTTTTATCAACGACACCAAAAAAGCCTTTACCACCTATGGCTAGGTCGAAGTTATTATCAGTATTTTGAAAACTACCATTTGTCATCTTTAAAGCTGTCGTTTGTTTTGTAGCTCCAAGACCTACTTGATTGTTAGTTGGACCACTTCCAGTTGAAGCCATATGTTGATTGATTAAATTTTTAAACTCAGGGATTGAAGCTTTAAAACCTACGTTGTTGATATTTGAGATATTATTTGCCCAAACATCCATGCCAAAGCTTTGTGTTTTAATGCCACTAATTCCGTTGTAAAAACCTCTCATCATGGCTTTTATCCTTCGTAAAATTCAGATATTTTATCCATTGGCACATATTCGCCTGCGATTTTTATCATGGCTTTGCCATCTACAAATTTTACTGCCTCGACCGGATAGCTACCCACCTGAGTCTTGTATGAATTACCATCTTTTCCAGTGTAATTAACAGAGACTGTATATGCACCGTTTGGTAATTGTTTTCCAGAATCATCTTTGCCATCCCAAGATATTCTGCGAACTCCTGATTTTAGATCTTTTATATCGATTGAACGAACGACCTCTCCATTTGCATTTTTAATTTCAAGCTTGCCATTTGCAAGATCTGATTTAAAATAAAGTGCAAAATTTACAGTTTTTTGCTCATCTGTTAGTAAAACTGAGTTTGAACCAGTTGAGACCATTTTTCCAAGAGCTGATATGGCGTAGGCATTTGCATTTGATTTTAACTGATTTACAAGCTCTTTCATAGCTGAGTTTGTATTTTGTTGCATCTCTAGTGAAGCTAGCTGACTAGTTTGCGTAAGCATCTTTTCAGTATCCATAGGACTTGTTGGGTCTTGATACTGAAGCTCTGTTAAAAGTAGCTTCATAAATGCATCTTTATCTAGCTGCGCATTTGGGTTAGTTCCTGTGCCAGCTGCCGCATCTTGCTTTGCTTTTGCCTTTTTCTCGGCGTTTTTTTGTTGAGTTGTTTGTGTAGTTATATCTGAAACTGAAGCCATGATCTCTCCTAAATATATCTTGGTATTACTAGCTCAAGCAAGCTTTGTTCCGCTTGAGTGTTTTCGCTCTCATCGCTTTGATTTGAGCTGTATTTGTTTTTTGCTTGTTCTTTTTTATCTTGTCTTTGATTCTGATCTGAGAAATTCATCTCAAGCTCGGTAAATCCCATATTCACAAGACTATTTTTAAACTCGGCTTGATTTTGCAAAAAGAGATTCATCGTAGCCGTGGTTGAGTTAAAATTTACATGTAAGTTGTTGCCGCGATTTACCATCGTGATCTCAACTTCTCCTAAATTTAGAGGATTAAGCGTTATGTTAAAACGAGTGATCGGAGCTTTGTAGTTTTGCACCTGCTCTTTTAGCGTAGAAGAGAAGTTACTAAGCGTCTCTTTTATCTCAGCCTTTGTTTGAAGCTGGTGTTTAGCGCTATTTGCGATATCTTTTACCATTTGGTTTAGCTCTGATTTATTATCGCTACTAAATGTCTCTTTGCTCTCTAAATTCTCATTTTTTTGCTGTTCTCTCTCAGGGAATAGTAGCGACTCAAGAGTTGGAGCTTTTTGCGCCTTTTGCTCGTGTAAATTTACCTTTACTTTTGGCTCTTTTGGTTGCTCCTCTGGCTCAACATCCACTATCTCATCATCAAGCTTTACTTCACTATCTAGCTTTTTAGGCTCTTCTTTTACTAAATTTTTAGTTTCATTAGTTGGATTTGCCACTACCTCTTTTAACAAAGTATCAAGCTTTACGACCTCTTTTGGCTCGTTTTTTATGATGGTTTGCTCGACCTCATTTTTTAGCTCTTTTAGGTAAAAAGGCTTCTCTTCGGTCTTTATCGGTGTGAAAAATTCTTTCTTGCCTAAATTTTTAAACATCTCGTTTAGTTTTGGCACGTCTTCATTTGAAATTTCTATATTTTCAAGGCCAAGGTCAAATTTCTTAGCAAGGTCGATAAGATCACTAACGCTTTTAACATTGCTAAGCTCTTCAACGTTTTCAGGTACACTTAAGAAATTTGCTATTTTGTCGCTGAAATTTGGAAATTTACTTACTTTTTCATTGCCATTTAGAATTTCTAAAACTTGCAAAAGTTGCATAAAATTTGCATTTTCATAGAGCTCATTTTTTGTATTTTCGTCCAAATTTTCTTCAAGTGCAGTTGAAATTTTTGCCGCGCTTTCGCTTTGAGATTTTTGCAGCGTCTCTTTTTGAGTTGTAACCGCTTTTACTATCTCTTTGACATCTTTTTCAGTGATTTTTTGGCCGCTATTTGCCTTGCTCGCAGCTGCATCTAAAACCATCGACAAAAATTCGCCGTTGTTTTGAGATTTTTTAGAAACAGAGGGCTTTTTACCTCCAGCAGGAGCCAGCAAATCTACGTTATTTTTCGCTGTATAAGCTTGCATTTAAACCTTTCAAATTTTTAAACTTAATGCCAAACATG
This window harbors:
- a CDS encoding flagellar basal body rod modification protein; the protein is MASVSDITTQTTQQKNAEKKAKAKQDAAAGTGTNPNAQLDKDAFMKLLLTELQYQDPTSPMDTEKMLTQTSQLASLEMQQNTNSAMKELVNQLKSNANAYAISALGKMVSTGSNSVLLTDEQKTVNFALYFKSDLANGKLEIKNANGEVVRSIDIKDLKSGVRRISWDGKDDSGKQLPNGAYTVSVNYTGKDGNSYKTQVGSYPVEAVKFVDGKAMIKIAGEYVPMDKISEFYEG